The Enterobacter asburiae sequence TGTCCCTGAACCCGGACACCGTGGTGCAAACCTGGCTGAGCCTGGCAGAACTGAACAAGTAACGACATCACGATCGGAAAAAGGCGAGGATATTATTCCTCGCCTTTTTTATTTCACCGCTAATTTGCTCCCCATCACAAATAAACTAAAAAACCAAATATCATAATTTGTCTGTTAATTAAGACAATTGTTAGTGCGCAAAGCGTTGCTAATACTTGAGCCTTACTGCGCATTTCCCTTCGGAAGATGCGCAACTGGTTGAAATACGTTTTAACCTGATAAAAAGGCAAATAACAATGACACTTTCCTCTGTATTGCGTACCAAAGATAAAATAGGTTATGGCTTAGGCGATATGGCCAGCGCGCTGGTCTGGCAAACGGCCACGTTATTTCTTGCTTATTTCTATACCGACGTTTTCGGTTTACCCGCTGCCATTATGGGCACCATGTTTTTAGTGGTGCGCGTGGTCGATGCGTTTGTCGACCCGTGCATTGGCGCGCTGGTTGACCGCACGCAGACGCGTCACGGCCGTTTCCGTCCCTGGCTGCTGTGGTTTGCTATTCCCTTTGGTGTAAGTTGCCTTATCACCTTCTACGTACCGGACGTCGGGCCGACGGCAAAAATTGTTTATGCCTGCGCGACCTACGCGATTTTAAGTCTGATTTACTCCGCCATTAACGTGCCTTACTGCGCCATGCCGGGGGCGCTGACGCTGGATCCGCGCGAGCGCCACTCCCTGCAGTCCTGGCGTTTTGGCCTGTCGTTTATCGGCGGGCTGATCGTAACGGTTATCGCCTTGCCGCTGGTCTCATTGTTAGGACAGGGCAACGTGCAGAAAGGCTATTTCTACGCCATGAGCCTGATGGGGCTGCTGGGGATTGTGCTTTTTTTCTGCTGTTTCCTGATGACCCGCGAGCGTTATTCCCCACGCAATGATACCTCCGGCTCCATGCTAACCGATTTAAAACTGCTGGCCGGGAACAGCCAGTGGCGTATTGTCTTCCTGTTTAATATTTTGCTGTTAACGGCGGTGGTGACGCGCGGCTCTGCCACCATGTATTACGTCAACTATGTGCTGTTGCGCCCGGAGCTGGTTTTTGCCTTTATTGTTTCCGGCATGGTGGCCTCCTTAAGCGGCGCATTATTATCTGAACGGCTGCTGGGGAAATTTGACCGCGTCCGCGCCTATCAGTGGACGATTATTTCCTTCGTCATCTTCGGCGCGCTGATTTTCTTCCTGCCGCCTTCTCAGGTGTGGCTGATTTTTGGCCTCAACATTGTCTTTAGCTTTGTACAAAACCTCACCACGCCGCTGCAGTGGACCATGTTCTCAGATGTGGTCGACTACGAAGAGCACCGCAGCGGCCGCCGTCTGGACGGGCTGGTCTTCTCCACCGCGCTGTTTGCCATCAAGTTTGGGCTGGCGCTGGGCGGGGCGGTGGTCGGCTGGGTGCTCGGCATGGTGGATTACGCCCCGGGCCAGGCAGCCCAGGCGCCGCACGTGCTCTCCACCATCAACGCGCTGTTCACCCTTATTCCGTGCGCGCTGTTCCTTTGCATGGTGGCGCTGCTTTCCATCTACAAGCTCAACAGCCGGCTGGTGGATTCCATCGCCCGGGAACTGGCGAGCAAGCGTGAGGTAAGACCCGACGCGGGGCAGCTCAGCCCGGCAACCCCTTCCGCACTACAGGAGTAAAATATGACTGCTATCTATAAGGACGCGGGACGTCCCGTACACGAGCGCGTCGCCGATTTACTGGCGCGTATGACCCCGGAAGAGAAGTTCGCCCAGATGCATGCGTACTGGCTGATCCTCGATGAAAACGGTAACCACCGCGAGCGCAGCGATCTCAGCGATGAGTTCGCTGGCGTGAGCCAGCAGGCTGCACTCAGCGAACGGCTGAAGCTGGGCGTCGGGCAAATTACGCGCCCGCTGGGCACCCACATCGTTGATGCGAAAACCGGCGTGCGCGCCGCTAACCGCCTGCAGCGCATGATGATGGAGGAGACGCGTCTTGGCATTCCGGCATTGTTCCATGAAGAGTGCCTGGTGGGGCTGCTGTGCAAAGACGCCACGCTGTTCCCGTCGTCGCTGAACTACGGCTCCACCTGGGACCCTGAACTGGTGCAGCGCGCGGCAGAGCAGATTGGTAAAGAGGCGCGTTCCGTCGGCTGCCAGCAGGGGCTGGCCCCGGTGCTGGACGTTTCCCGCGACGTGCGCTGGGGGCGAACCGAAGAGACCTTCGGGGAAGATCCCTGGCTGGTGGGGGTGATGGCCACCGCCTACGTGAAAGGCTTACAGGGCGATAAGCGCGATCTGCTGGCGACGCTCAAGCATTACGTGGGCCACTCGTTCAGCGAAGGGGCGCGTAACCACGCCCCGGTTCATCTCGGCTTCAGCGAGCTGAACGACACCTTCCTGCTGCCGTTTGAAATGGCGGTTAAGCTGGCAAACGCCGGTTCGGTCATGCCCGCCTACCACGATATCGATAACCAGCCGGGGCACAGCGACAGCTTCCTGCTGACCACCGTCCTGCGTGAACAGTGGGGCTTCGACGGCATTATTGTCGCGGACTACGGCGGCGTCAGCCTGCTGCACCAGCATCACGGGATTTCCCACGACGCAGCGGAGTCCGCTGCGCTGGCCTTTAACGCCGGGCTGGACGTTGAGCTGCCGAAAGACGACTGCGCGAGCCATCTGGCAGATGCCGTTGAGCGTGGATTGATTTCCATGACGAAGGTGGATGAGATCGTAGCGCGTACGCTGACCGAAAAATTCCGCCTCGGCCTGTTTGAGAACCCGTATGCCGATGAAAACGGTATCGATCTGCAAAATGAGATGACCCGAGAGGTCGCGCGGGAGGTAGCGACCAAATCGATCACGCTTCTGGAAAACGACGGCATTCTGCCGCTGAACGGTAAGCCCCGCGTGGCGGTGGTGGGGCCGACGGCAGACGATCCGCTGGCGTTACTTAGCGGCTACAGCTTCCCGGTGCATTTGATCATCAGCGATATGGTTGAGGAAACCTCGCAGGTGACGACCCCGCGCGCGGCGCTGGAGCAGTACCTGGGGGCATCGAACGTGCGCTATGCAAAAGGGTGCCACATTATCGAAAAACGGATGGCGGGCGCGCCGGTCTTCCCCGGCGACAGCGGCGGCAAGCCGATGCAGCAGTCTCCCGTGTCGCAAAGCACGGCACTTATCCCCGAGGCGGTCAACGCCGCGCAGGAGAGTGACGTGGTGGTGGCCTGCGTGGGCGATCTCGCCGGACTGTTCCAGAGTGGCACGGTCGGGGAAGGATCTGATACCGATTCTCTGAATCTGCCCGGCGTGCAGCAACAGCTGCTGGACGCCCTGGTCGCCACCGGCAAACCGGTGATTGTCGTGATGACCGGCGGGCGCCCGTACAACCTTCAGGGGCTGGAGGACAAGGTTGCCGCGCTGATGATGGCCTGGGCGCCGGGGCAGGAAGGGGGCTGGGCGATTGCCGATGTGCTGACCGGTCGCGCGGAGCCGCAGGGGCGGCTGGTTGTCAGCGTGCCGAAAAGCGCCGGGGCGATGCCGTACTACTACAACCACAAGCTGAAAAGCGGCGGCACGCCGTTTGCGTTCCATTTCGGTGCGCGTTATCCGTTTGGTTTTGGCCTTGGCTGGACGCAGTTTAGCTGGGGCGCTGCCCGCGTCGCTGAAAGCCGCGTGCCGGTCGACGGTGAGGTGACGCTGAGTGTGGATATCACCAATACCGGCGAGCTCAGCGGGAGTGAAGTCGTGCAGGTCTACGTGCGGGACAGGGTCGCTACCCAGGTGCGCCCGCTTCAGGAGCTGAAGGCCTTCCAGCGCGTCACGCTCTCGCCGGGCGAAACCGCCACGCTCACCTTCACGCTGCCGGTTGAGATGTTCAACTTCACCCGTC is a genomic window containing:
- a CDS encoding MFS transporter, whose protein sequence is MTLSSVLRTKDKIGYGLGDMASALVWQTATLFLAYFYTDVFGLPAAIMGTMFLVVRVVDAFVDPCIGALVDRTQTRHGRFRPWLLWFAIPFGVSCLITFYVPDVGPTAKIVYACATYAILSLIYSAINVPYCAMPGALTLDPRERHSLQSWRFGLSFIGGLIVTVIALPLVSLLGQGNVQKGYFYAMSLMGLLGIVLFFCCFLMTRERYSPRNDTSGSMLTDLKLLAGNSQWRIVFLFNILLLTAVVTRGSATMYYVNYVLLRPELVFAFIVSGMVASLSGALLSERLLGKFDRVRAYQWTIISFVIFGALIFFLPPSQVWLIFGLNIVFSFVQNLTTPLQWTMFSDVVDYEEHRSGRRLDGLVFSTALFAIKFGLALGGAVVGWVLGMVDYAPGQAAQAPHVLSTINALFTLIPCALFLCMVALLSIYKLNSRLVDSIARELASKREVRPDAGQLSPATPSALQE
- a CDS encoding beta-glucosidase → MTAIYKDAGRPVHERVADLLARMTPEEKFAQMHAYWLILDENGNHRERSDLSDEFAGVSQQAALSERLKLGVGQITRPLGTHIVDAKTGVRAANRLQRMMMEETRLGIPALFHEECLVGLLCKDATLFPSSLNYGSTWDPELVQRAAEQIGKEARSVGCQQGLAPVLDVSRDVRWGRTEETFGEDPWLVGVMATAYVKGLQGDKRDLLATLKHYVGHSFSEGARNHAPVHLGFSELNDTFLLPFEMAVKLANAGSVMPAYHDIDNQPGHSDSFLLTTVLREQWGFDGIIVADYGGVSLLHQHHGISHDAAESAALAFNAGLDVELPKDDCASHLADAVERGLISMTKVDEIVARTLTEKFRLGLFENPYADENGIDLQNEMTREVAREVATKSITLLENDGILPLNGKPRVAVVGPTADDPLALLSGYSFPVHLIISDMVEETSQVTTPRAALEQYLGASNVRYAKGCHIIEKRMAGAPVFPGDSGGKPMQQSPVSQSTALIPEAVNAAQESDVVVACVGDLAGLFQSGTVGEGSDTDSLNLPGVQQQLLDALVATGKPVIVVMTGGRPYNLQGLEDKVAALMMAWAPGQEGGWAIADVLTGRAEPQGRLVVSVPKSAGAMPYYYNHKLKSGGTPFAFHFGARYPFGFGLGWTQFSWGAARVAESRVPVDGEVTLSVDITNTGELSGSEVVQVYVRDRVATQVRPLQELKAFQRVTLSPGETATLTFTLPVEMFNFTRRDGKRIVEPGEFELQIGASSADIREVVTVNVTGETRVLPAEWRMLSRCDVKRA